CCCCCTGGCTCTCGCCCGCATGGTCCCCAACTCCCCGGACCACCCGACCCTGGCGGTGATGCAAAAGACCGAAGCCTGGCTACGCGAAGCCGACCTCCCGCTGGAGCTGGTCTGGGGCCAAAAAGACCCCATCCTAGGCCGCGCCCTCCGCCGCCACCGCGAAGCCTTCCCCAACGCCCCCGTCACCCTCACCGACGCCGGCCACTTCCTGCAGG
The Acidobacteriota bacterium genome window above contains:
- a CDS encoding haloalkane dehalogenase; translation: PLALARMVPNSPDHPTLAVMQKTEAWLREADLPLELVWGQKDPILGRALRRHREAFPNAPVTLTDAGHFLQEEVPDELAAAIRRVAGR